Genomic DNA from Peribacillus simplex NBRC 15720 = DSM 1321:
ATGTTGCCAATCGGGTAATCGAGGAAGCGGAGAATGGAAATGAGGTAGTCGTAGTTGTTTCAGCTATGGGGAAAACAACGGACCAATTGGTTTCCATGGCCCGGGATATTTCCGGAACCCCGAGCAAGAGGGAAATGGATATGCTATTGACTACTGGGGAACAGGTAACGATTTCCCTGTTAACGATGGCATTGATTGAAGAAGGATATGAAGCTATTTCGTATACTGGCTGGCAGGCTGGCATGCAAACGGAATCCGTTCATGGGAATGCCCGGATTTTAAACATTGATGCTTCAAGGATCCAAGCTCAGCTTCAGGAGAAGAAAATAGTGGTCGTAGCCGGTTTCCAGGGGAACGATATAAATGGGGAAATCACTACCTTAGGGCGAGGTGGTTCCGATACGACGGCGGTTGCCATCGCTGCAGCGCTGAATGCGGATAGATGTGATATATATACCGATGTAACGGGTGTTTTCACAACGGATCCACGCTACATAAAAGGCGCGCGAAAACTCCAATCCATTTCTTACGATGAAATGCTGGAACTTGCCAACCTGGGGGCGGGCGTCCTTCATCCAAGGGCTGTCGAATATGCAAAAAATTATCAAATTCCGCTTGAAGTCCGTTCAAGCATGGAGAGAGAATCAGGAACGATCATTGAGGAGGAAGCAACTATGGAAGAAAACTTAATTGTACGAGGCATTGCTTTTGAAGACAGTATTACGAGGGTCACAATATATGGTTTGCCCCAATCACTTGGTGCACTATCCACAATTTTCACGACACTTGCGAAAAACCGGATTAATGTAGACATCATCATTCAAAGCATGACTGCCGAGGATACGACCAATCTATCTTTTTCCACAAAAAGTGAAGATACAGAAGCGGCCTTGATCGTGCTGGAAAATAATAAAGAACAATTGGGATTCGATCGAGTCGAAACGGAGAGTGGGTTGGCCAAAGTGTCGATCGTCGGTTCTGGTATGGTATCTAACCCAGGAGTGGCTGCCGAGATGTTTGAAGTGATGGCCAATACAGGAATCCAGGTGAAAATGGTCAGCACATCGGAAATTAAAGTTTCGACTGTCGTCAATGAAAAGGAAATGGTGAAGGCGGTTGAATCTCTTCATGAAGCATTTAAACTTGGTCAGCATGCAAATGTGCTAGCTTAAGTGTAAGGAGTCCAATAAAAAACAGACTTCCGGTAAAAAGGGTAAGTCTGTTTTAAGGGCATATTAGATTGGATCTCTGGGATCCCATTGGATGGTGAATATCACTTTTTTTGCGCGGCGTTTGATTTCTTCCGTTGATTCGCTGAGGAATTTTTTTTGCAGTGTAAACTGCTCGGCAAGGAAACCGGCTTCAAGTTGGAAGTGACAATCAGGGTGTAAATCCAGGCGGCGGCTGATTATTTCGCCCGTCAGGGATAATTCCATTTCGTGTTTCGTATACTTCATGATTTCCAGATTGCCCCATCCAGCGCTTTGGAAAAATTCAATCACTTCCTGATCGCCATTCAATGGGAATTTTCTTGCTAATTGTTTACCTGCCCAATAGAGGATTTGATTAGAGTCTTTTCCGAGAATATCGTTCAATAGAACTTCTCTGATTAATTCGTATCCGAAAGCTGGCACTTGGAATTCTTCAGTTTGAATTTCTTCAGCTTGAATCTCTTCTTCTATCGCAGCAGCAATATTTTTTTTCATAGTTTATCGCCTCTTTCTGTAAATCTATTATAAACGTATTTCTTTTGCAAATTATACTGTTTTTTATTTATTTAAATAGTAATTGGAAAAAAATGAGAAATTATATCGGGATATTAATAGATTAATTAGTAATTTCTCCAAAATATCAACTTGACAAATAAAAAATAGACAATTTAATCCAATAAAATCTATTCTGAAAAAGAGATTTCTTGTATCCGTTTTCTTGACGCACATAGAAGTCAGGAGTAAAATGGACATGTCACATAATTGTAAAGGGAGTATAGGGGAGTTTTCTGACTCTATACTTTATTTTCACGCGGAGATAAAAGGTAGCCACCAGATTATCTTTGCATGATTTTTCACAAATTAAGGGGGGGCACTTAGTGGCAAAGAATCGTGAGTTTGGGAATCGCAGGCTTCATTCACTTCTAGGAGTAATTCCAATTGGTCTATTCCTAATTTTTCATTTATCGGTAAACTTTATGGCAACAAAAGGAGAAGAAACTTTTAATGGGGCAGTTCATTTAATTGAGTTTACGCCCGTAAAGATTTTGGTTGAATGGGTCGTCATCTATCTACCAATCCTTTTCCATGCTGTGTACGGAATTTATATTGCCTTTACAGCAAAAAACAATTTAGGGAGATTTGGATTCTTCCGTAACTGGATGTTCATGCTTCAACGTGTAACTGGAATCATAACGTTGATTTTCCTTGTTTGGCATATCTGGCAGACAAGAGTTCAAGCAGCTCTTGGAGCAACAGTTGATTTCGATATGATGGCGGAAATTTTCTCTAGTCCATTTATGCTTGTGTTCTATATTGTTGGTATTATCTCAGCAATTTTCCACTTTGCTAATGGATTATGGTCATTTGCAGTGAGCTGGGGTCTGACAGTTTCACCAAGATCGCAAAGAATCATGACTTACTTTACATTGATCGTTTTCGTTCTTCTTTCTTATATCGGAATTAGCGCAATTTTCGCTTTCGTATAAGAAGATAGAGTTCATTTATAAGTATTAGGAAAAACATAGCTTGGCTAATGGAAATAAGGGAGTGACAGAATTGGGTAAAGGTAAAATAGTTATCGTTGGTGGAGGTCTAGCTGGATTAATGGCTACGATCAAAGCAGCAGAGCTGGGACAACAGGTTGATTTATTTTCTTTAGTGCCTGTTAAACGCTCTCACTCAGTTTGTGCCCAAGGCGGAATCAATGGGGCAGTAAATACAAAAGGTGAAGGGGATTCTCCATACATCCACTTCGACGATACAGTTTATGGCGGAGATTTCTTGGCTAACCAACCGCCGGTTAAAGCGATGTGCGAAGCAGCACCATCGATCATCCACATGTTTGACCGTATGGGTGTTATGTTCAACCGTACTCCGGAAGGTCTTCTTGATTTCCGTCGTTTCGGTGGTACTCAACATAGCCGTACAGCATTCGCTGGTGCAACAACTGGTCAGCAATTACTTTACGCATTGGACGAGCAGGTTCGCCGTTATGAAGTTGAAGGCCTTGTAACGAAATATGAAGGCTGGGAATTCCTTGGAGCTGTTATCGATGATGAGCAAACAGCACGCGGTATCGTAGCTCAAAACCTGACTTCAATGGAAATCAAATCATTCCCTGGCGACGCAGTCATCATGGCGAGCGGCGGCCCTGGAATCATTTTCGGTAAATCGACTAACTCAATGATCAATACAGGATCAGCAGCATCCATCGTTTATCAACAAGGTGTAAATTATGCAAATGGTGAGTTCATTCAAATTCACCCGACAGCAATCCCTGGAGATGACAAACTTCGTCTAATGAGTGAATCCGCTCGTGGTGAAGGTGGACGTATCTGGACATATAAAGACGGAAAACCTTGGTATTTCCTTGAAGAAAAATACCCTGCTTATGGTAATCTAGTACCTCGTGATATCGCGACTCGTGAAATCTTCGACGTATGCATGAACATGAAGCTTGGCATTAATGGAGAAAACATGGTTTACCTGGATCTATCACATAAAGATCCTAAATTACTTGATATAAAACTTGGCGGAATCATTGAAATTTACGAGAAATTCATGGGTGAAGATCCTCGTAAAGTTCCAATGAAAATTTTCCCTGCCGTTCACTATTCTATGGGCGGACTTTGGGTGGATTATGACCAA
This window encodes:
- a CDS encoding aspartate kinase; amino-acid sequence: MALIVQKFGGTSVGSVEKIKNVANRVIEEAENGNEVVVVVSAMGKTTDQLVSMARDISGTPSKREMDMLLTTGEQVTISLLTMALIEEGYEAISYTGWQAGMQTESVHGNARILNIDASRIQAQLQEKKIVVVAGFQGNDINGEITTLGRGGSDTTAVAIAAALNADRCDIYTDVTGVFTTDPRYIKGARKLQSISYDEMLELANLGAGVLHPRAVEYAKNYQIPLEVRSSMERESGTIIEEEATMEENLIVRGIAFEDSITRVTIYGLPQSLGALSTIFTTLAKNRINVDIIIQSMTAEDTTNLSFSTKSEDTEAALIVLENNKEQLGFDRVETESGLAKVSIVGSGMVSNPGVAAEMFEVMANTGIQVKMVSTSEIKVSTVVNEKEMVKAVESLHEAFKLGQHANVLA
- a CDS encoding YslB family protein, which gives rise to MKKNIAAAIEEEIQAEEIQTEEFQVPAFGYELIREVLLNDILGKDSNQILYWAGKQLARKFPLNGDQEVIEFFQSAGWGNLEIMKYTKHEMELSLTGEIISRRLDLHPDCHFQLEAGFLAEQFTLQKKFLSESTEEIKRRAKKVIFTIQWDPRDPI
- a CDS encoding succinate dehydrogenase cytochrome b558 subunit, yielding MAKNREFGNRRLHSLLGVIPIGLFLIFHLSVNFMATKGEETFNGAVHLIEFTPVKILVEWVVIYLPILFHAVYGIYIAFTAKNNLGRFGFFRNWMFMLQRVTGIITLIFLVWHIWQTRVQAALGATVDFDMMAEIFSSPFMLVFYIVGIISAIFHFANGLWSFAVSWGLTVSPRSQRIMTYFTLIVFVLLSYIGISAIFAFV
- the sdhA gene encoding succinate dehydrogenase flavoprotein subunit; the protein is MGKGKIVIVGGGLAGLMATIKAAELGQQVDLFSLVPVKRSHSVCAQGGINGAVNTKGEGDSPYIHFDDTVYGGDFLANQPPVKAMCEAAPSIIHMFDRMGVMFNRTPEGLLDFRRFGGTQHSRTAFAGATTGQQLLYALDEQVRRYEVEGLVTKYEGWEFLGAVIDDEQTARGIVAQNLTSMEIKSFPGDAVIMASGGPGIIFGKSTNSMINTGSAASIVYQQGVNYANGEFIQIHPTAIPGDDKLRLMSESARGEGGRIWTYKDGKPWYFLEEKYPAYGNLVPRDIATREIFDVCMNMKLGINGENMVYLDLSHKDPKLLDIKLGGIIEIYEKFMGEDPRKVPMKIFPAVHYSMGGLWVDYDQMTNIKGLFAAGECDYSQHGGNRLGANSLLSAIYGGSVAGPNAVKYIEGLDKTSESIPSSLFEGYEKQEQEKWNEVMSLDGNENAYVLHKELGEWMTQHVTVVRYNDKLKETDNKILELMERYKKININDTAKWSNQGAAFTRQLQNMMQLARVITIGALNRDESRGAHYKPDFPERNDEEFMKTTMATFKGLDQAPEFHYEDIDVSLIAPRKRDYTTKH